CAGATACTCGCGGTCACCTTCACGAACAAGGCCGCCGCCGAGATGCGCGCGCGCGTCGAGAAGCTCGCGGGGCAGTGCGCCCGCGAGATATCGATGGGGACTTTTCACTCGGTGTGCCTCAAGATCCTTCGCAGCCATGCGGAGGCAGCCGGCCTCTCCGACCGCTTCGTGATCTACGACGAGGGCGACCAGTTGGCGCTCATGAAGGAGTGCATCGACGCCCTGGACATGGACCGCGAGAGGATGCCGCCGAAATCGATGGTCGACAGGATAAGCCGCGCGAAGGACTCCTGCCAAGGGCCGGAAGAATTCGCCGCTGCCTCCGCCGGGAACCCCTATCTCGATAGGGTGGCGAGGGTGTACGGCCTCTACCAGAAGAGACTCTCGGAGCTCATGGCCGTGGATTTCGGCGACATCATCCGCCTCGCGGTGCGGCTCCTGGAGTCGGACGAAGGGATGCGCGAAGCGTACAGGCGCAGGTGGCGATACACGCTCGTGGACGAGTATCAGGACACCAACCACTCGCAGTACCGCTTCATCTCCGCCGTGGCGGCGGGGCATCGCAACATCTGTGTGGTCGGGGACGACGACCAGTCTATCTACCGCTGGCGCGGTGCGGACATCGCCAACATCCTGCGCTTCGAGGAGGATTTCCCCGGGGCCGCGGTGGTGAGGCTCGAACAGAATTATCGCTCCACGGCCTCCATTCTCGCGGCGGCCTCGTCCGTGGTCTCGCGCAATGCGGGCAGGAAGGCGAAACAGATCTGGACCGGCAGGGAGGGCGGCGCGAAGGTGGCTCTGCTCTCGTGCGAGTCCGAGCGCAAGGAGGCCGCGGCCGTCGCGGAGCGCATCCGCAAGGCGACGGCGGCAGGGGGTCGCTA
This DNA window, taken from bacterium, encodes the following:
- a CDS encoding UvrD-helicase domain-containing protein is translated as MELNPQQQLAVDHNEGPLLILAGPGSGKTRVLTQRIARLIAAGAAFPSQILAVTFTNKAAAEMRARVEKLAGQCAREISMGTFHSVCLKILRSHAEAAGLSDRFVIYDEGDQLALMKECIDALDMDRERMPPKSMVDRISRAKDSCQGPEEFAAASAGNPYLDRVARVYGLYQKRLSELMAVDFGDIIRLAVRLLESDEGMREAYRRRWRYTLVDEYQDTNHSQYRFISAVAAGHRNICVVGDDDQSIYRWRGADIANILRFEEDFPGAAVVRLEQNYRSTASILAAASSVVSRNAGRKAKQIWTGREGGAKVALLSCESERKEAAAVAERIRKATAAGGR